In Aureibaculum algae, the following are encoded in one genomic region:
- a CDS encoding sulfatase-like hydrolase/transferase: protein MRKLILIAIGITTFICSCSQPKSKEIAKVNKADEIVERPNILVILCDDLGYSDVGFNGAKDIKTPALDKLAKDGTIFSSAYVAHPFCGPSRTSLMTGRYSHKIGAQFNLPPNSETIGKGIDLNETFISKVLQDSGYETGVVGKWHLGSTPQYHPNNRGFDDFYGFLGGGHKYFPEEYLTTYEKQKKEGVKVIFEYLVPLEHNGEEVRDTEYLTDALSHEAIRFVKDASKKEKPFFLYLSYNAPHVPLEAKKEDLEKFAAIKDKKRRSYAAMVYAVDRGVSEIEEALKATGQFDNTLIVFLSDNGGKTTQGATNYPLSKGKGSTQEGGYRVPMFFHWPNKVPAGKRFDHPVSALDFYPTFAGLANAKIPEGKKLDGKDIWSDFLTGKNAHKDENIYVLRHREGYTDVGARYNQWKALKVDQKPWQLFNIDEDLSEKNDLSRSHPEILKELVLKTEEWSKTHIQPKWFHDEKTGIEWRQDSMPHFDKTFSLIP, encoded by the coding sequence ATGAGAAAATTGATATTAATTGCAATTGGAATTACTACATTTATTTGTAGTTGTTCACAGCCAAAATCAAAAGAAATAGCGAAAGTTAATAAGGCAGATGAAATTGTAGAAAGGCCTAATATTTTAGTTATTCTTTGTGATGATCTTGGATATTCAGATGTTGGTTTTAATGGGGCAAAAGACATTAAGACTCCTGCATTAGATAAATTAGCTAAAGATGGAACCATTTTTTCTTCAGCTTATGTCGCTCATCCATTTTGTGGCCCTAGTAGAACAAGTTTAATGACGGGTCGATATTCACATAAAATTGGAGCTCAGTTTAATTTACCACCAAATAGTGAAACGATTGGAAAAGGTATTGATTTGAATGAGACGTTTATAAGCAAAGTATTACAAGATTCTGGTTATGAAACTGGAGTTGTTGGTAAATGGCATCTCGGTTCAACTCCTCAATATCACCCTAATAATCGTGGTTTTGATGATTTTTATGGATTCCTTGGTGGCGGACATAAATATTTTCCAGAGGAGTATTTAACTACTTATGAAAAACAAAAAAAGGAAGGTGTAAAAGTTATTTTTGAATATTTAGTGCCATTAGAACACAATGGTGAAGAGGTTCGTGATACCGAATATTTAACAGATGCACTATCACATGAAGCGATAAGGTTTGTGAAGGATGCATCAAAAAAAGAAAAACCATTTTTCTTGTATCTTTCTTATAATGCACCACACGTTCCCCTTGAAGCAAAGAAAGAAGATTTAGAGAAATTTGCAGCCATTAAAGATAAAAAACGCAGATCATATGCTGCCATGGTTTATGCTGTTGATCGCGGGGTAAGCGAAATTGAAGAAGCCTTAAAAGCAACGGGACAGTTTGATAATACATTAATCGTTTTCTTAAGTGATAATGGAGGTAAGACAACCCAAGGGGCTACCAATTATCCTTTAAGTAAGGGTAAGGGCAGTACTCAAGAAGGTGGTTATAGAGTGCCTATGTTTTTTCATTGGCCAAATAAAGTACCAGCCGGAAAACGTTTTGATCATCCAGTATCCGCTTTAGATTTTTATCCAACTTTTGCAGGGCTTGCAAATGCTAAAATTCCTGAAGGAAAAAAACTAGATGGAAAAGATATTTGGAGTGATTTTTTAACTGGAAAAAATGCACATAAAGATGAAAATATTTATGTTTTACGTCATCGAGAAGGGTATACTGATGTGGGAGCAAGGTATAACCAATGGAAAGCATTAAAAGTTGACCAGAAACCTTGGCAATTATTTAATATTGATGAAGACCTAAGTGAAAAAAATGACTTAAGCAGAAGTCATCCTGAAATATTGAAGGAACTTGTTTTAAAGACAGAAGAATGGAGTAAAACGCACATTCAACCTAAATGGTTTCACGATGAGAAAACGGGCATAGAATGGAGACAGGATAGTATGCCTCATTTTGATAAAACCTTTAGTCTAATACCTTAA
- a CDS encoding NAD-dependent succinate-semialdehyde dehydrogenase — MKTQNFGYKKLYIDGQLVDAESGKREDVVCPATGEVIAQVAKAGKSDAEKALLSSQKGFKYWSKLSLIERTEWMHKLRDAILEKEDELRNAMVHEMGKTYAGSLEDIQRLTEALEWYPNAMKNMREEQIPDYESTHTHKMIAKPAGVAIAYLAWNFPLLNVGYKIGPALASGCSLIIKPSSLSPLSTYMVGEILHNINFPAGVVNILAGSSSEVATPMTTSKIPAVITMIGSTQTGQKIIADSTTSIKKLGMELGGNAPFIVFEDADLEIALGLAIGLKFGNTGQICVAANRIFVHKNIYDKFLKEYIKRASELKIGFGIKENEDIFMGPMASRSGRDRMFKLIDDAVSKGATLEFGGKIPEGLPEGGNWMQPSIVSGTTPDMKLFREEIFGPVAGVMPFETDDEVLELANDTEFGLASYIFTNDNKRIERFTEELEFGEIQINGVKYAIYLPHGGFKNSGLGHDCSHLALEDYLVKKRVTSAL; from the coding sequence ATGAAAACGCAAAATTTCGGATATAAAAAATTATATATAGATGGTCAGTTAGTTGATGCAGAAAGTGGAAAGAGAGAAGATGTTGTTTGTCCTGCAACGGGCGAAGTAATTGCTCAAGTTGCTAAGGCAGGAAAATCGGATGCGGAAAAAGCATTATTATCTTCTCAAAAAGGGTTTAAATATTGGTCAAAACTTTCTTTAATTGAAAGAACAGAATGGATGCATAAATTGCGTGATGCAATTTTAGAAAAAGAGGATGAGTTAAGAAATGCTATGGTTCATGAAATGGGTAAAACCTACGCGGGGTCATTAGAAGATATCCAAAGACTTACAGAAGCGTTGGAATGGTATCCGAACGCAATGAAAAATATGAGGGAAGAACAAATACCTGATTACGAGAGTACGCACACACATAAAATGATTGCCAAGCCAGCAGGTGTTGCTATTGCTTATTTAGCTTGGAATTTTCCATTGTTAAACGTAGGTTATAAAATTGGTCCAGCATTAGCATCTGGATGCTCTTTAATCATTAAACCATCTAGTTTATCGCCATTATCGACATATATGGTGGGTGAAATTTTGCACAATATTAATTTTCCTGCAGGCGTAGTCAATATTTTGGCAGGTTCTAGTAGCGAGGTAGCTACACCGATGACTACTAGTAAAATACCAGCAGTAATAACCATGATTGGTTCTACGCAAACAGGTCAAAAAATTATTGCAGATAGTACAACGTCTATCAAAAAATTAGGAATGGAATTAGGGGGTAATGCACCATTTATTGTTTTTGAAGATGCAGACTTAGAAATAGCTTTGGGCCTTGCAATTGGATTAAAATTTGGTAATACTGGTCAGATTTGCGTAGCTGCAAACCGAATTTTTGTTCATAAAAATATTTATGATAAATTTTTAAAAGAATATATAAAGAGAGCTTCAGAATTAAAAATAGGCTTTGGTATAAAAGAAAACGAAGACATTTTTATGGGGCCAATGGCTTCTAGAAGTGGTAGAGATAGAATGTTTAAATTAATAGATGATGCGGTTAGCAAAGGAGCTACCTTAGAATTTGGAGGTAAAATTCCAGAAGGTTTACCAGAAGGTGGAAACTGGATGCAGCCTTCAATAGTCTCTGGCACAACACCAGATATGAAACTATTCAGAGAAGAAATATTTGGTCCGGTTGCAGGTGTTATGCCTTTTGAAACTGATGATGAAGTTTTAGAATTAGCTAATGATACAGAATTTGGATTGGCATCTTATATTTTTACTAATGATAACAAGAGAATTGAAAGATTTACCGAAGAGTTAGAGTTTGGTGAAATTCAAATTAATGGTGTAAAATATGCTATTTATTTACCGCATGGTGGATTTAAAAATAGTGGTCTTGGTCATGATTGTTCTCACCTCGCCTTAGAAGATTATTTGGTTAAAAAACGTGTAACTTCAGCATTATAA
- a CDS encoding mandelate racemase/muconate lactonizing enzyme family protein — MTIEKIETFILKDKLSKSFFFSQWEYSERCICVVKITTSNGEFGWGEGYGPANVLEEGIKFLEPFVIGQNPLENEVIWHNMYRKTLDFARRGILVASMSAIDIAIWDLKGKILGLPVSTLLGGAHRKKIRPYATGLYFTDHKNPAKDFTEEATRYVKQGFKAIKMKVGLGIKADYENVKKIREIIGDDIQLMVDSNHAYTLREAIALCKKIEPFDISWFEEPISPEYYKQYSELRTKTSIPISGGECEYLRFGFHQLLRNNSVDIIQPDICASGGLTEAKRIAALASSYGVDLIPHTWGTAIGIHVALHFISNLENIPGRMYQPDFLIEYDQTENGLRERLTHPKIEMVDGMMEVPDRPGLGIEVDEDVLREYSRSSIKINNSI; from the coding sequence ATGACAATTGAAAAAATAGAAACTTTCATACTTAAAGATAAACTATCAAAAAGTTTTTTCTTTTCGCAATGGGAGTACTCAGAAAGATGTATTTGTGTAGTGAAAATAACCACGTCAAATGGAGAATTTGGATGGGGAGAAGGTTATGGTCCGGCAAATGTGCTTGAAGAAGGGATTAAATTTTTGGAGCCTTTTGTTATAGGTCAAAATCCTTTAGAAAATGAAGTGATTTGGCATAATATGTATAGAAAGACTTTGGATTTTGCCAGAAGAGGAATTCTTGTAGCTTCAATGAGTGCTATCGATATTGCTATTTGGGATTTGAAGGGGAAGATTTTAGGATTGCCAGTTTCAACTTTGTTAGGTGGAGCTCATAGAAAAAAAATAAGACCTTATGCAACGGGTTTATATTTTACTGATCATAAAAATCCTGCTAAAGATTTTACAGAAGAAGCAACTAGATATGTGAAACAAGGATTTAAGGCCATTAAAATGAAAGTGGGATTAGGGATCAAAGCGGACTATGAAAATGTAAAAAAAATAAGAGAAATTATTGGTGATGATATTCAGTTAATGGTAGATTCAAATCACGCGTATACCTTAAGAGAGGCAATCGCGTTATGCAAGAAAATTGAACCTTTTGATATTAGTTGGTTTGAAGAGCCAATATCACCAGAATATTATAAACAGTATAGTGAATTAAGAACTAAAACATCAATCCCTATTTCAGGAGGAGAATGTGAATATTTGCGATTTGGTTTCCATCAATTACTGAGAAATAATTCAGTTGATATTATTCAGCCAGACATTTGTGCTAGTGGAGGTCTTACTGAAGCTAAAAGAATAGCAGCATTAGCAAGTTCTTATGGTGTTGATTTAATTCCGCATACTTGGGGAACCGCAATTGGTATTCATGTGGCCCTTCATTTTATTTCTAATTTGGAAAATATTCCAGGAAGAATGTACCAACCAGATTTTTTAATTGAATATGATCAAACAGAAAATGGCTTAAGAGAACGATTAACCCATCCTAAAATTGAAATGGTAGATGGTATGATGGAAGTTCCTGATAGGCCAGGTCTTGGAATTGAAGTTGATGAAGATGTTTTAAGAGAATATTCAAGATCTAGCATTAAAATTAATAATAGTATTTAA
- a CDS encoding HpcH/HpaI aldolase family protein, protein MSKNLLQNSLREGKTLYGPFCKIQDPAIVEIAALSGFDFVIIDMEHGPFSIESTQNMIRAAEARGITPVVRVTENSETLILRTLDVGAKCIQIPQICKKADAEKVVKATKFYPKGERGMCRYVRAAEYTNISAPDHFGKANDDITTIIHIEGMEGINNLEEIAQVDGIDVIFLGPYDLSQSCGVPGQVNDPKVVDAMKGAVEIAKKYGKFVGTFTESPEKAKMWKDIGVQYISYAVDVGLVMNTFKEITCQFKS, encoded by the coding sequence ATGAGTAAAAATTTATTACAAAATAGTTTAAGGGAGGGTAAAACGTTATATGGTCCTTTTTGTAAAATACAAGATCCTGCAATTGTAGAAATCGCTGCTTTAAGTGGTTTTGACTTTGTAATTATAGATATGGAACACGGACCATTTAGTATTGAATCTACTCAAAATATGATTAGGGCTGCTGAAGCTAGAGGAATTACTCCTGTTGTGAGGGTTACAGAAAATTCTGAGACATTAATTCTTAGAACCTTAGATGTTGGTGCTAAGTGCATTCAAATACCTCAGATTTGTAAAAAAGCTGATGCTGAAAAGGTGGTTAAGGCTACTAAATTTTATCCGAAAGGAGAAAGAGGAATGTGTCGTTATGTAAGGGCTGCAGAATATACTAACATTAGTGCTCCAGATCATTTTGGAAAAGCAAATGATGACATTACTACCATTATTCATATTGAAGGGATGGAAGGTATTAACAACTTAGAGGAAATTGCACAAGTGGATGGGATTGATGTGATCTTTTTGGGACCCTATGATTTGTCTCAATCTTGTGGCGTTCCTGGTCAGGTTAATGATCCTAAAGTAGTAGATGCAATGAAAGGTGCTGTTGAGATAGCTAAAAAGTATGGGAAGTTTGTTGGTACTTTTACTGAGTCACCAGAAAAAGCAAAAATGTGGAAAGATATTGGAGTGCAATATATTTCTTACGCTGTAGATGTTGGTTTGGTAATGAATACTTTTAAAGAAATAACATGCCAGTTTAAGAGCTAA